A genomic window from Lasioglossum baleicum chromosome 7, iyLasBale1, whole genome shotgun sequence includes:
- the Emre gene encoding essential MCU regulator, giving the protein MTLQRASFVFRNLGILKNIDGETKLHFRPRTTTPSGAILPEPKGTRFGYVGVITSVVTGLIIGVTLSKLVAHILEEKELFIPSDDDDDD; this is encoded by the coding sequence ATGACGTTGCAACGTGCATCTTTTGTATTTCGTAACCTTGGTATTCTCAAGAATATCGACGGCGAAACCAAATTGCATTTTCGACCGAGAACAACGACACCGTCAGGCGCTATTCTTCCGGAACCAAAAGGGACACGTTTCGGTTACGTGGGTGTTATAACCAGTGTCGTCACCGGTCTAATCATCGGCGTTACACTAAGTAAATTAGTGGCCCATATTCTCGAGGAGAAAGAACTTTTTATACCGTcggacgatgacgacgacgactag
- the Dph5 gene encoding diphthine methyl ester synthase — protein MLYLIGLGLGGVKDVTVKGLEIIRKCDRVYLETDTSIFSTETKNLEQFYGRPILETNGELVENNALEILAKSKTENVALLVVGDPFGATRHTDLILRAQEQNLQVKLVHNASILTAIGCCGLQLYRFGETVSIPYWSDDQQPDSFYNKILRNRQMNLHTLCLLDVKVKEAASESLIGKEKEYMPPRFMTVSEAVAQLNEMLERQTNERTQEEEFALNDSSIAIGLARVGWDDQCIVACSLREMASLDIGPPPHCMVIPAVSLHCIEEEFLASIEQYEVASKRNARHENQNK, from the exons ATGTTGTACCTGATCGGGTTAGGACTTGGCGGTGTAAAGGATGTAACAGTTAAAGGTCTTGAGATAATACGAAAATGCGATCGTGTTTATTTAGAGACCGATACGTCGATTTTCTCTACCGAAACGAAAAATTTG GAACAATTTTACGGACGTCCAATACTGGAGACAAATGGAGAATTGGTTGAGAACAATGCTCTCGAGATACTAGCTAAAAGCAAAACAGAAAATGTGGCTTTGTTGGTGGTGGGCGATCCATTTGGAGCTACAAGGCATACCGACTTGATACTACGAGCACAAGAGCAGAATCTACAG gtgaagcttgtTCACAATGCCTCCATATTGACAGCAATCGGTTGTTGCGGTCTTCAACTGTACAGATTCGGAGAAACTGTTTCCATTCCGTATTGGAGCGACGATCAACAACCTGACAGTTTTTACAACAAGATTCTTCGCAACAGGCAAATGAATTTACATACGCTTTGCTTGTTAGACGTCAAAGTAAAAGAAGCTGCATCGGAAAGTTTAATAGGGAAGGAAAAAGAATATATGCCACCAAGATTTATGACTGTGTCCGAGGCTGTCGCGCAACTGAACGAAATGCTTGAAAGGCAAACGAACGAGAGAACACAGGAGGAAGAATTTG CGCTCAACGATTCTAGCATAGCCATCGGTTTGGCCCGCGTAGGCTGGGACGATCAGTGTATCGTTGCTTGTAGTCTTCGAGAAATGGCTTCGCTGGATATTGGACCACCGCCTCATTGTATGGTTATCCCCGCGGTTTCGTTACACTGTATCGAAGAAGAATTTCTGGCCTCTATCGAACAGTACGAAGTAGCGTCGAAACGTAACGCGAGGCacgaaaatcaaaataaataa
- the LOC143210679 gene encoding uncharacterized protein LOC143210679 isoform X2, producing MLHTICSIVQVNKKQTIKIEKENEKQNGRRIVMASSEKLVIGPRVPRGLAPAVEGLAREVLRHRPQDIYTFAARHFEQLIELRETGRASNRKCRRVLVDWIGPDNKCQPVSDGGSNHDRYRFSVRKVHDSIEETRQAIKETTGTLSTISTKLLTKRRRRRAAGGEVVAAAANRNGWSINETAKVFKKHAYENNANKEKSRNAQKSKKSIEKEIHGYFEKRSPRLSKTIAHCRFHRSWSVEDMHLAKNSSRRFQENQVEPPKRNRGSIELNATNRPENDTRTCDKSNRSVENTENTTVRCLKRQKSAGQVEDVCSSSLYAPWRMNRGSVEYNIAAPRRTHSLVNVTSNGSYERTSSGKEETENISNEVLQSGVQGRRESFRGKGIGGKERRKSEEGTTSDTGVDDTREIVVGKLNARLESDGTGSKDNGRVGETFEYQFWSNSKGIVDDTNVIIDEPRFLLREDRTDRTSKQEYSLDDQGSVVLPSVIKKQGSNSRHSENLSERSKNDTNYLILPPISADASKPVKREDNLVLPVLSKLSEVIEIDRQPLQSFGEERVASIEDGTEHMELDASVSESQTLQQVSDCDYRSTEAVHRTARSCETTANAARYETAQGTCRSMVVDRAIEDDEGSEVRVEMYALGENRSNVTSDFVQVPQTSPRNQKEKNEKQENEKEEEVENGNSTTMIGDEQQEREEQLNMGEQKTYPIGNDELKSKLIEIETVERNIENTLTSSETVLIAEDDREPMASRPMDCSTNSESESESEKSSILFGNNLEATSIAGEMLQEKDMLCDTKEDSSCNCSSKNDQTDTVPRKESNASTTVASSSVEDDDAIMGVEVVDDSDESEPARHGSAGRHEVSINFSKDVDPSCYVLTEGSPCEIPESVTTVIIPDKSLGLQQSDDEIFRFDRETIDDTPRTGETIEQDTNPFGEYIVHSAETFQYSTDNRHADFLHDIEDTVDRTLAYKDLSNIKEEEREEEEEEEEDKKLEEEEDKKEEEEDKKEEKYKSKGDAMRAEKVVETRCTIDEATSDQLERNDTARVENVPSDTTVCTNQGQGGTTLEDSKREQPLSSVSDTVTEPCVPELDLDSFRDATLSSVEDGNDSINVENLSAKKNVDGNVICEPDTTSASFDTVSPKREATINKNPLSDDRPNPDRFQDESATSSHDCSIDRRDSSTMEEEIARELIEHLTGETSTLEETTDKNTAEATDSFGRNDNIPSEHATVSTVTVEPIDIDMDMNTDMVMDVDIDGNTQDGSDVKGEGDSVASTCSRSVDTFKNRNLYELSKESVIDSNLRIKSLEAAVGIIQFQKVTTRSG from the exons ATGCTACACACAATATGTTCTATTGTACAAGTTAATAAGAAACAAACGATTAAGATCGAGAAGGAGAACGAGAAGCAGAACGGAAGAAGAATCGTCATGGCTTCATCGGAAAAACTGGTGATCGGTCCTCGAGTTCCTCGAGGACTTGCACCCGCGGTCGAAGGACTTGCGAGGGAGGTCTTGAGGCATCGACCTCAAGATATTTACACGTTCGCGGCTCGTCATTTCGAGCAACTGATCGAATTACGAGAGACCGGACGTGCATCTAACAGGAAATGTCGTCGCGTGCTCGTGGATTGGATTGGTCCCGACAATAAATGTCAGCCGGTGTCGGATGGTGGTTCAAATCACGATCGATACCGTTTTTCCGTTCGAAAGGTGCACGACTCGATCGAAGAGACGAGACAGGCGATTAAAGAAACGACAGGGACATTGAGCACAATATCGACGAAACTGTTgacaaaaagaagaagaaggagagcaGCTGGAGGAGAAGTGGTAGCGGCAGCGGCGAATAGAAACGGTTGGTCTATAAATGAAACGGCCAAGGTATTTAAAAAGCATGCCTACGAGAACAACGCGAACAAGGAAAAATCGAGAAACGCGCAAAAATCAAAGAAATCGATCGAGAAAGAAATTCATGGTTACTTCGAGAAACGTTCGCCGCGGCTTTCGAAAACAATCGCGCATTGTCGATTTCACCGATCTTGGTCCGTCGAAGATATGCACCTCGCGAAAAATAGTAGTCGGCGATTTCAGGAAAATCAAGTGGAACCACCCAAACGTAATCGTGGCTCGATCGAGTTAAACGCGACAAACAGACCCGAGAATGATACGAGAACGTGCGACAAGAGCAATCGTTCTGTAGAGAACACCGAGAATACGACTGTACGTTGTTTGAAACGACAGAAAAGTGCCGGTCAAGTCGAGGATGTGTGCTCCTCTTCGTTGTACGCTCCGTGGAGGATGAATCGCGGAAGTGTAGAATATAATATCGCCGCACCGAGGAGAACACACTCGCTTGTGAACGTAACGTCGAACGGAAGTTACGAGAGAACGTCTAGTGGAAAGGAGGAAACGGAAAATATCTCGAATGAAGTTCTTCAAAGTGGTGTTCAAGGTCGACGAGAATCTTTCAGAGGAAAAGGAATCGGAGGAAAGGAGAGGAGGAAATCGGAAGAAGGGACGACGTCGGACACGGGAGTTGACGACACCCGAGAGATCGTCGTCGGGAAATTAAATGCGCGGTTGGAAAGCGACGGCACAGGATCCAAGGATAACGGAAGAGTCGGCGAAACGTTCGAATACCAATTTTGGAGTAATTCGAAGGGAATCGTCGACGATACGAACGTAATTATCGACGAACCGAGATTTCTTCTTCGAGAGGACAGGACCGATCGTACGTCGAAGCAGGAGTACTCCTTGGATGATCAAGGATCTGTCGTTCTTCCGTCGGTGATTAAAAAACAGGGTTCCAACAGCAGACACTCGGAAAATCTTTCCGAACGATCCAAAAATGATACAAACTATTTGATTTTACCACCTATATCGGCCGATGCATCGAAACCGGTCAAGAGGGAAGACAACTTAGTCTTACCTGTTTTGTCGAAACTGTCGGAAGTCATTGAAATTGATCGGCAACCGTTACAGTCTTTCGGCGAAGAACGAGTTGCGAGTATCGAGGATGGCACAGAACATATGGAGCTCGATGCGTCTGTTTCGGAATCGCAGACGCTCCAACAAGTAAGCGATTGCGATTATCGTTCGACCGAAGCAGTGCATCGAACTGCTCGTTCGTGCGAGACTACTGCTAACGCGGCTAGATATGAAACCGCGCAAGGTACTTGTAGAAGTATGGTCGTTGATCGAGCAATCGAGGATGACGAAGGGTCAGAGGTGCGCGTGGAAATGTACGCTCTCGGGGAGAACCGTTCGAATGTTACGTCCGATTTCGTTCAAGTTCCGCAGACGTCGCCGCGAAATCAGAAAGAGAAAAACGAAAAGCAAGAGaacgagaaagaggaagaggtaGAGAATGGCAACTCGACTACGATGATCGGTGATGAGCAACAGGAACGCGAGGAACAGCTAAATATGGGTGAACAGAAGACGTATCCCATAGGGAACGACGAGCTGAAAAGCAAATTGATCGAAATCGAGACGGttgaaagaaatatcgaaaacacATTAACTTCATCGGAAACTGTGTTGATAGCCGAGGACGACCGCGAACCTATGGCTTCGCGTCCGATGGATTGCTCGACGAATTCCGAATCGGAATCGGAATCGGAAAAATCGAGCATTCTATTTGGGAATAACTTGGAAGCAACTTCTATCGCTGGTGAGATGTTGCAAGAAAAGGACATGTTATGCGATACGAAAGAAGACTCGTCGTGTAACTGTTCCAGCAAAAACGATCAAACAGATACGGTAcctcgaaaagaatcgaacgcgTCGACGACGGTGGCAAGTTCGAGCGTGGAGGACGATGACGCGATCATGGGGGTAGAGGTAGTAGATGATAGCGACGAGTCGGAACCGGCACGACACGGCTCTGCCGGCCGCCACGAAGTATCGATCAATTTCTCAAAAGATGTAGATCCCTCCTGTTACGTTCTCACGGAAGGTTCGCCTTGCGAAATACCGGAGTCGGTGACCACTGTAATTATACCGGATAAGAGTTTAGGGTTGCAGCAATCCGACGACGAGATTTTTCGATTCGATCGTGAAACGATCGACGATACGCCTCGTACGGGAGAAACGATCGAACAGGATACAAACCCGTTCGGAGAGTACATTGTACACTCGGCGGAAACGTTTCAATATTCGACGGACAACCGCCACGCGGATTTCCTGCACGACATAGAAGATACTGTCGATCGAACTCTTGCGTACAAAGACTTGAGTAACATTAAAGAGGAGgagagggaggaggaggaggaggaggaggaggacaagaagttggaggaggaggaggacaagaaggaggaggaggaggacaaGAAGGAGGAGAAATACAAGAGCAAAGGAGACGCGATGCGCGCTGAGAAGGTTGTAGAAACACGTTGTACGATTGACGAAGCGACATCGGATCAACTGGAGCGAAACGACACGGCTCGGGTTGAAAATGTTCCCTCGGACACCACTGTCTGTACGAATCAAGGACAGGGAGGGACAACGCTCGAAGATTCGAAGCGCGAGCAACCCCTCTCCTCGGTCTCGGACACCGTGACGGAACCGTGCGTGCCCGAATTGGACTTGGATTCGTTTCGAGACGCGACATTATCCTCCGTCGAAGATGGAAACGATTCGATAAACGTTGAGAATCTATCCGCGAAAAAGAACGTTGATGGTAATGTTATTTGCGAACCTGATACCACCTCTGCTTCGTTCGACACCGTGTCCCCAAAAAGGGAAGCAACGATCAACAAAAATCCTTTATCAGATGatagacctaacccagaccgttTTCAGGATGAAAGCGCCACGAGCAGTCACGATTGTAGTATCGATAGAAGAGACTCTTCTACCATGGAAGAAGAAATCGCGAGAGAACTAATAGAACATTTGACTGGCGAAACTTCGACACTCGAAGAAACAACAGATAAAAATACCGCTGAGGCTACCGATTCTTTCGGTAGGAACGATAATATTCCATCGGAGCATGCAACAGTTTCTACGGTCACGGTAGAACCCATAGACATAGACATGGACATGAACACGGACATGGTCATGGACGTGGACATAGACGGCAATACTCAAGACGGAAGCGATGTCAAAGGAGAAGGAGATAGCGTCGCGAGTACTTGTTCCCGTTCGGTCGACACGTTCAAAAATCGAAATCTATACGAACTATCAAAGGAGTCGGTGATCGATTCAAATTTACGAATCAAATCGTTGGAGGCGGCTGTTGGAATAATTCAATTTC aaaaagtaacaacgcgatcaggatga